The sequence GGCGGGGGCGCACGCGCCACGCCGCGCGCGCCGGAGCCGCCCCCTCCCGCTCCCCCGGACGGGGCCCCGGAACCGGCCGGGTCTCAGAACCAGTCGGGCTCCATGTCGGCCGCCGTGGTGTCGAGGCTTTCGAGGAGCGCGAACTGCGGCGCCGTACGAGGCAGCTCGTACCGGAAGAAGTACCGCGCTGCGGCCCGCTTGCCCGCGTAGAAGCTCCCCTCGCCCGCACCGGCCGCGAGGAGCTGTTCGAGCCAGATCCAGGCGAGGACGACGTGCCCGGCGGCCTCCAGGTAGACGGAGGCGTTGGCGAGGGCCGTGCGCGGGTCGCCGTCCTGCCACAGCCGCGCCGTCACGGTGCCGAGGCGCGTCGCCGCCTCGCGCAGGGACGTCGCGTACGTCGCGGCGTCGCCGCCCGCCGATGTCGCGCGGCGCGCCGTGTCCTCGACGCGGCCGAGCAGGAGGCGCAGCGCGGCCCCGTCCTTCATGACGGCCTTGCGGCCGAGGAGGTCGAGACCGTGGATGCCGTGGGTGCCCTCGTGGATGGGGTTGAGGCGGTTGTCGCGGTAGAACTGCTCGACGTCGTACTCACGCGTGTAGCCGTAGCCGCCGTGCACCTGGATCGCGAGGCTGTTCGCCTCCAGGCACCACTGGGAGGGCCAGCTCTTGGCGATGGGGGTGAGGATGTCGAGGAGCAGCCCGGCCTCCTCGCGCGCGGCGGGCTCCGGCGCGGTGCGCTGTTCGTCGACGAGGCGCCCGCAGTAGAGCGTGAGGGCGAGCGCGCCCTCGACGTACGCCTTCTGGGCGAGGAGCATGCGGCGCACGTCGGTGTGCTCGATGATCGGGACCTGCGGCGTCGCGGGGTCCTTCGCGGCGACGGGGCGGCCCTGGGGGCGCGTGCGCGCGTAGTCGAGGGCGTGCAGGTAGCCGGTGTAGCCGAGGGCTGTCGCGCCGAGACCGACGCCGATGCGGGCCTCGTTCATCATGTGGAACATGTACGCGAGGCCCTTGTTCTCCTCGCCGACGAGGTGGCCGACCGCGCCCGGCTCCCCGCCGGGGCGGTGCGCGCCCTCGCCGAAGTTGAGGAGCGTGTTGGTCGTGCCCCGGTAGCCCATCTTGTGGTTGAGCCCGGCGAGCACGACGTCGTTGCGCGCGCCGATGCCGCCGTCGCCGTCCACGAGGTACTTGGGCACGACGAAGAGCGAGAGCCCCTTCACGCCCGCCGGGCCGCCCGGGGTGCGGGCGAGGACGAGGTGGACGATGTTCTCGGTCAGTTCGTGGTCGCCGCCCGAGATCCACATCTTGTTGCCGAAGAGGCGGTACGTGCCGTCCCCGGCGTGCTCGGCGCGGGTGCGCACGTCGGCGAGCGAGGAGCCGGCCTGTGGCTCGGAGAGGCACATCGTGCCGAACCAGCGGCCCTCGGCCATGGGCCGCACGAAGGTGTCGATCTGCTCCCGGCTGCCGTGGGCGAGCAGGAGGTTCGCGTTGCCGATGGTGAGGAAGGGGTACGCGGACGTGCCGACGTTCGCCGCCTGGAACCACGCGAAGCACGCGTCCGTGACGACGCGCGGGAGCTGCATCCCGCCGACCGAGGCGTCGAGTCCCGCGCTCGTGAGCCCGGCCTCGGCGAAGACCTTCAGCGCCTCGCCCACCTCGGGGATGACGTGCACGCGCTCGCCGTCGAAGGTCGGCTCGTGCGCGTCGCCGAGCTTGTTGTGGGGCGCGAAGTGGCGCGCGGCGAGGGTCTCGCTCAGTTCGAGCACCGCGTCGAACGTCGCGCGGTCGTGCTCGGCGTAGCGCGCGCGGGCGGTCAGGTCCTCCACGTGGAGCCACTCGTGCAGGAGGAAGCCCAGGTCCCTGCGGGAGAGGAGGAGGGAGTCGCTCGCGGTGGGGGTGTGCTTCGCCATGGTTGTCTCCGGGGGCAGGGGGCCGTCCGGACCATACTAAGCGGACGCTTAGCGCGAAGGAAGGGCCGTCCGGCGGAAGGCCCGGCGGGGGGCGTCCGGCGGGGCGGGGCGATCACCCCTAGGCGATTGCCCCTAGGCGATCCCCCCGCGCCCTCGTACGCACGTCGCACGCGGCGCCCCGCTCCCGTCCCCTCCCCCCGTCCCGTCCCGTCCCCCGCGCACGACACCGCCCCCGGCCGGTATGAGCACCGAGGCCGGGGGCGGGGGCGAGGGGCGCGACAGCCGGGGTGGGGGCCGGCGCGCGGGGTCGGGCCTGGTGCCCGGGGCGGGCTGTCAGCCCATGTGGGGGTAGGTGTAGTCGGTCGGGGAGACCAGCGAGTCCTTGATGGCGCGGGTGAGCGTCCAGCGCTGGAGGTTCTGCGGGGCCCCGGCCTTGTCGTTGGTGCCGGAGGCACGGCCGCCGCCGAAGGGCTGCTGGCCGACGACGGCGCCGGTCGACTTGTCGTTGATGTAGAAGTTGCCGGCCGCGTAGCGGAGCTTGTCCATCGTGAAGGCGGCGGCGGCGCGGTCGTTCGCGATGACCGAACCGGTCAGCGCGTAGTCCGAGACCGACTCCATCTGGTCGAGCACGGCCTCGTACCGGTCGTCCTCGTAGACGTGCACGGCGAGGATCGGGCCGAAGTACTCGG comes from Streptomyces sp. Tu6071 and encodes:
- a CDS encoding acyl-CoA dehydrogenase, encoding MAKHTPTASDSLLLSRRDLGFLLHEWLHVEDLTARARYAEHDRATFDAVLELSETLAARHFAPHNKLGDAHEPTFDGERVHVIPEVGEALKVFAEAGLTSAGLDASVGGMQLPRVVTDACFAWFQAANVGTSAYPFLTIGNANLLLAHGSREQIDTFVRPMAEGRWFGTMCLSEPQAGSSLADVRTRAEHAGDGTYRLFGNKMWISGGDHELTENIVHLVLARTPGGPAGVKGLSLFVVPKYLVDGDGGIGARNDVVLAGLNHKMGYRGTTNTLLNFGEGAHRPGGEPGAVGHLVGEENKGLAYMFHMMNEARIGVGLGATALGYTGYLHALDYARTRPQGRPVAAKDPATPQVPIIEHTDVRRMLLAQKAYVEGALALTLYCGRLVDEQRTAPEPAAREEAGLLLDILTPIAKSWPSQWCLEANSLAIQVHGGYGYTREYDVEQFYRDNRLNPIHEGTHGIHGLDLLGRKAVMKDGAALRLLLGRVEDTARRATSAGGDAATYATSLREAATRLGTVTARLWQDGDPRTALANASVYLEAAGHVVLAWIWLEQLLAAGAGEGSFYAGKRAAARYFFRYELPRTAPQFALLESLDTTAADMEPDWF